GCCGAATTTTTACACCGGAGCGAGGAAGCTATTGTCGACGGCAGAGGGGAAGCCGTGCCGGACTACCTGCGGGTGCTGTTTGAAGGCATTGAAACAGCCCGGAGCAGCTGCTGGAAACTTCCGGCCCGCTTTACCCTCACCGACGCCAGTCTGGCAATACTGGTTACGGTATCACTCGATACCGATAACATCAGTAATGAGCGGGTAAAAATGATACGCACCAGGCTGTATAAAGCGGGGTTTCCGGGGGCATGGGCAACCCCTCGCAGGACCTCTGCGCAGCGGCCAGCTGCCTGCGGGGAGGGCAGTTAACACTGCATCCGGTGACTTAAAAAGTCCGTAGCAGCTCAGCCATCAGTGGTTGCGGGATCTGGTCAAGACCGGCATCAGCAAACGTGTGTTCCGTCATTCTGAAAAAGTCCGGCTCCACAGCACGAAGCTTGCGGATGGCGTCCGGCTTAAGCTGAAGTAACTCCCGGACCCTGGCTGCGGCATCAATATAGTTTTGCGAACGGGTACGGATCGCATCCTGGGGGGAAGGATACAACGCTCTGACTTTGTCTTCTGAGTACATGGTTGCCAGTCCTTCCTCTAAAACTGGCGCATCTCCACCCACTACCGGCGCCAGCAGGTGAATGCACTCATGAGCAAGTTGATATATAGCCTGCGAAGCAGACTTAAAGGCTTTCTCACCCAGCCGGATAATAATCTGACGCCGGACCGGGTAGCCGGAAAATCGGATATCAGGCCTTCCTTCTTTAAACTCAAAGCCCAGAAGAGTCCATGTGGTGTACCGGGCACCATAGAGCGTTTCTATCTCAGAGATAAACTGGCCCATACGTGTTCCCAGGGTCCAGCTGTATGTATTATCAGAATTCTGTACGGTGAAAAGATGGTCGGGAATACCGTGGTTATTATTCATTTTTTATCTCCAGGGTTAATTTTTGCCGGCCATTTCATGGAGCAACGTTACAAGATAAGTGTCCACAGTCACGGCGAGGCTGGCCGCCACCTGATCCGCTGAGGTTGGATTCCTGTCCTCCTCGTGCCCGCTGGAGTACATATGAAACTCTGTGACGCCGGAGAGAAACCGGAATCCCATCTCATATTTTCCGGTCTGCGAATTGCGTACCGCTTTTCCGTACACGCTACCGGGCAGAAACACCCTGCCCTCCAGTTCGGGGAACGTCAGGCCGGCATCCTCCAGGGCATTTTCATGTTCCAGGGTTTTGGCCTGCACCCGCACAATCCATGCCCCGTGCTGATAATCATGCTGCTGTATGACCGATATCATGACGTTGTCGTCCCGGTAAACAAATTCACGCAGCGGCTCAGGGCGTGCCAGCAGGCCTGAATCACGCAGTACCGCCTGCAGCCTGGAAAACTCAGTTTCGTATTGCTGTAGTGCAGTGCCAAACCCGTTAACCATCCGGACCGGGATCGGGGGGCAGGACGGTAAGTCAGACAATGCAAAGTCACATCCGGTCAGGTGGTAGTGAATGCGGGGTAGCATCCGCCTTGCTGGGGCAGATAAATCATTGTCCTCCGGCAGAGACTCCAGTCGCCAGCCATTCTGCTGAATGGCTGCAGCCTGACGGGAGAGCTCCAGTTTAGCAGCGGCAAGTTCAGCGAATTCTGTCGCGCCGGAACTGAGCATGTCCTGGATTTTATGCAGCTGGTTGAGCGCATCGCCATACTGGGTGGCAATGGCCAAGGTAAGATCGGTTGCTGTGAAAAGTCTGGTCTCAGCGATGAAAGGCAGCCTGCGGTGCTGGACGAGGTACTGCCAGAAAAGTGTAATAGCCTGCGTTGTGTTCAGACCATGTTCCCGCAGAACGTCATCTCCGCCATCCTTGAGTACATCATCTATCTTTATGTTTATGGCTGCCATCTTATATGCTCTCCTGTTTGCCTGTGTGTTATTTTTTACCATCAAATAGTTATGTAGTAAATATGCTACACAGTAAATTTCGCTTCTACATAGCAACATAAACACCATGGTACTTCCTTCTTTTCGGGGCAGATCCGATTTCTGGTGAAGTCGGATCACCTGTTTAATAAGATTGATAGCTGTGGGGTTGGCGTGGGTAAGGATTAATGTGCGGATTGTCTCTCTTTTGACGTCAGCGGGCGGTCAGTTGTGAGGGGGAACGCGAATTTTTTCTCAATGGCAGTAGAGGGTCGCACTGGCCTGGGCGTTCATTTCTCAAGTGGGAGGTGTTCACCTGTTCTCAGTCCCGTCAACACATGCTCCTAAATCATGAATTAATTTACTGATGAGCGGGAAATTCCTGAACAAAAGTCAGACGCGACAAACGGGGGATATAGTGAAGAATGATAACGACTCCACTACATCCTTTCTTCAGTTACAGAACGGTCAACAGGCAATGCGTTCCGATTTTCTGGTATCCGAAACGGCCCATAAATGCAAACCTAACCCAGCCAAGGCCAGGATAGCACCAACCCAGCCGGTTGACGACCAGCCCAGTCCGGCCGTGATGGTCAGGCCCCCGAGCCAGGCTCCCAGAGCGTTAGCAGTGTTAAACGCCGAGTGATTTAGCGCTGCAGCCATCGTCTGTGCATCTCCGGCGACATCCATCAGTCGTATTTGCAAAACGGAAGAGAGGGAAACCATCGTGCCTATCAACATTACGGTGATGGCCCCGGGCCATGCGTAGTGAGAGGTAAAGACATACACGCACATTATCAGAATGGACCACAGCAGCAGGTAACGAATGGTTTTTTCTAGATTCTTGTCAGCCATTCTTCCACCGATGACGTTACCCGCGACCATACCCAGTCCGAACATGGACAGTATTACAGGGATCATTGCCGCAGAATGCCCTGCGAGTTCAAGCATGGTGGGTTTTACGTAACTGAAAACCGCAAACATGCCCCCATTACCGATTGACCCAATGGCCAGAGTCAGAAGAACCTGTTTTCGTGTAATCGCTGAAAGTTCGCGAAGCGGACTCGCAGTTTTATCTCCTGCCTTCCACGGTACCCATGCATAAATCATTAACATAGTCAGCACCGCCAGCGCACCCACAATAGCAAATGCCGTACGCCAGCCGACAGACTGACCGATGGCGGTCACAGCCGGGACGCCAAGAAGGTTGGCGACCGTCAGTCCAAGAAGCACCATTGAAACGGCCTGAGCCCTTCTGGAACGCTCTACCAGCTCTGCTGCCAGCAGTGCGGCAACACCGAAGAAGGTCCCGTGGGGAATACCGGCAATGAACCGCATCAGCAGCATCAGTTCGTAGTCCGGGGCCCATGCGCTCATCAGGTTACCCGCAGCAAACATAGCCATAAGGATAATGAGGAAAGTTTTTCGGGACAGCCTTGCCCCGGCGACGGCCAGAACAGGCGCACCAACCACAACACCCAGTGCATAAATACTTATCAGATGTCCGGCAGAAGGAATGGATACGCCGAGCCCATGTGCCGCGTCGGGAAGCAGCCCCATGATGACAAATTCGCCCGTACCAATTGCAAATCCACCCATAGCAAGAGACAGAAGCGCCTTTATCAGCGCACCGCGTGATCTGACCATCTCCACGGAAGGAGCAACCTGGCCGTTTACAGCATGATTTTTCATATTTGATTTATAGAATTTTGCAGATGAATAAAAATCTCAGGATGTGAGGTTCAACATGACGATTTACGGTGAAATCGCTTGGCCTGAAGATGCAAGTTTCGTTTTACGCCCTTTTTTATGAGCGACATACCGCAGAAGTGCTGTCGCACAGGTCTGTCTTTTTTCATTGATGACGCTAGACCACTTACCCACCCCCTTCTGAATTTTCCGGCTGTCTGATCCTTTCAGTAATGCCTCCCTCCGGTTTAACCCTGATGACGTTCGGGCTTAATAAGTAGTCATGGATGCCAGGCTGAATAAGGATTGCACACACCCAGCAAACGTGCAAGAATCACCACAAATAAACACAATCAAACAAAGCGTCGGTGTCTGTTTATGCTTAATCAGGAAAGACAGGATGAGATCCTGAAACGCCTCAGCGTTCGTGGTCGTGTAATAGCCGCTGAGCTGGCCAGAGAGTTTGGCGTATCTGAAAACGCCATAAGACGTGATCTCAGGCAAATGGCCGAACAGGGTCTTTGCAGGAGGGTTTATGGCGGGGCCTTACTGCCTGCTCCTGACGCAGGAAATATTCAGATCAGGGCGGGGAACTTTGTTGAAAACAAACAAAGAATGTCTCAGTGCATCACTAAATACCTTAAAAATGGTCAGACCATTTTTATTGATGCCAGCTCAACCAACATAGCCATCGCAGCGGGCCTTCCCAGAGACGTATCCCTCACCGTCGTGACAAACGCCCCGGCCGTCGCTATCGCCTTATCAGAGCACACGCTGTGCAAAACTATGGTGCTTGGCGGCATATTTAATGCGATTAAGGGTGCCTGTCTTGGAAGCCAGACCGTGGACCAGGCCCGTCAGATTTTCCCGGATATTCTCATCCTGGGTGCCTGTGGGGTGGATGTTACGCTTGGTATAACGGCACTTGAGCCGGAAGAGGCAGAGCTGAAGCGTTGTCTTATGCAGCAAAGCTCAAGAGTGATTGTGCCGGTCACCCTCAATAAAATTGGTACAGCAGCGCCTTTCCGTTTGTCTGATATCTCTGATATCGACGTACTTATCGTCCCTGAGGGACTCAGCAATGAAACCCTGGAACAATTCGTTCTGACGGGTATCAGTGTCGAAATAGCAGACTAGCTTCAGCATTATCAAGAACAGGATCTTTTATCCATGAAGTCTCAGACGTCCTCAGGGACCCTTCTGAATACAACAGATAACTTTGCCATCACTATTTTCTCGCTTGCTGCGTTTGTAATTGTGACAACTGAATTTGTCATTATAGGCCTTATGCCATTAATGGCAGGGGATCTGGGCATATCCATCCCTGTAGCAGGACAACTTGTCACGGCATTTGCTGTGACTGTGGTGTTTGCCGGTCCCCCGCTGACGGCGTATTTTTCCCGTGTTGAGAAACGGGCACTTTTTATGTGGATACTGGTTGCGTTCAGTGCCAGCAATGCTGCCGTTGCTCTCGCGCCTGGCTACTGGACAATTCTTGCGGCCAGGCTGATTCCGGCCGCTCTTCTTCCGGTTTTCTGGGGAATTGGAAGTGATGTCGCCGGAAAAATAGTTTCCGCAGACAAAGCGGGGAAAGCCATTTCTCAGGTCTATCTGGGCGTAACCGGTGCACTGTTATTTGGGTTACCGCTGGGGACACTTCTGGGGGACGCAGCAGGATGGCGGGGAACCTTCTGGTTTTTAGCCGTTCTGTCAGCTGCAATGGCATTTCTTCTCAGAGCGGCGATGCCAATCATTCCCGGAGAAAGTAACGTCAGTGTGATGACGCAGGTCAGAATGCTTAACAACCGGTACTTTATTGCCAACCTTATACTTTCGCTTGCCGTTTTTACCGGCATGTTTGGCGCTTATACCTATCTTGCAGACATGCTACAAAGCCATGCCGGAATTGAGGGTACTTATATCGGTTGGTGGCTGATGGGCTTTGGCACGGTAGGCCTGATAGGTAATTACCTTGCCGGTCGTTATGTTGACCGCCATCCGGATGCAGCCGGTGTCATTTCCTGCGTTATGCTGGGAACAGGGGCAGTAGCTTCAGTACTTCTGGCTAAATCAGCGGTATTTTTCATTTTCTCCCTCGTTTTATGGGGTATAGCACATACCGCGCTCTTTCCGCTCGGGCAAATCAGGGTGATGAAAGCGGCCCGGGGCGGAAAGGCACTTGCCGGCACGCTTAATATTTCGGCCTGTAACAGCGGCATTGCGCTGGGGGCTATTCTGGGCGGCTGGGTAATAGATCTTGGGGGGATCGGTGCTGCGATTACCGGTGCGAGTCTCCTGATGTTCTTATGTGCAGCAGCATATCCTTGGATTAGACGTCTTGATGCCGGCTGAGTAATGGGTGAGACGCGCGCTGTACTGTCGTTGTGAGCGGAACTGGCTTTCATCTGGTGATGATTAAAAAAGGGAAAGAGAATGGATCAATATGTTCAGGAAGGCTTTAAAGCCTCAGAAGGTTCTTCATGGTCATACGATGCGCAGACAGGCTCACTGTCTGTATCGGCCCTGCCGGAAAGCGATATTTATATCGATCCCTCGTGCAGTAATCCGGACTCAATGATCAAGGCAAGGCATGATGCTGTGACGATGATGACCCCCTGCCCGCAGGGCGACTTTCAGTTTAGCGCTACCGTAGAAGTGGACTTCAGGGATACGTTCGATGCCGGTGTGTTACTTCTGCGCGCGAATGAAAAAACCTGGGCAAAATTGTGTTATGAAATTTCACCTGATGGTGAACCCATGGTGGTTTCTGTGGTGAACAAGGGAGCTACATCTGATGATGCTAACGCATTTGTTGTTACCGCTCCCCGGGTTTCCCTCCGTATTTCACGACGTGACAATATCTACGCATTTCATGCCTCGCTGGAATCAGGAAAGTGGATATTTATCCGCGCATTTTCATTTGATGATGCACTCGATAATGATTCAGAAGAGATGACGGTAGGTTTTGAAGCTCAGTCACCCAACGGCAGGGGATGTCTGGTTAAATTTGAAGATATTTCATTTTCCAGGAGCACACTGAACCTGCTGCGTGACGGGAATTAATTGACCACGTATTGTATCAGGCAGGTTAGTAAACTGCCTGATACAAACGGAAACAGCATACGCTTAGCGGTTCATCAAAAAACAAGATCCCTGGCTTCAATCATTTTCGTTGCAGGCATGCCATTTCTTAAATAGTCGTTCGAGATTAACCAGTGATGCAGTTTTATTATTTCTGGATCTATTCACTCCAGATCCTGCGGTTTGAAAGACCAGAAGGTCCAGCTTTTGAATTCTCATATGCGGCGATCTTTTTGCTGTAGTACAGAGGAGCACATTCTGAACACGCAAGCCACTTCATGAGGAAGAGGTCCGGGATAATCATTTTGAATAGCATGGCGCTCAGGCGGTGCGAATTTCATTGGCTGAATATGTATAAAAATGTCCGGGTAAAAATATTGCAACCCAGGTTTTAACTTACCGCTAAGTACCTAGGTTTCTCATCTGTAATTTTCAATATCGCGCTGGTAAACATTATTTGAATGTTTAAATTTTAGATCTGAAATATAAAGCACACGGTTCCATCAGAGATGCTGCATCCTGAGGATTGTCACTCCCGGAGGAATGAAAATGGGGGTAAGCATCTTAAGGTGATTATTAAAATGTCAGGTCAAGTGGTTATTAATTGCCCGGGGTACAGTGGCTCCGGGAAAATGCGCGAGTTACGCGGCTTTCTGAGCTGGCTGTGTGTTGTGTTAAAGGGGTTGTGAAGAGAAATAATTTATATGCCTTTGAGTACATGAATTTTCTTGTAAAAAAAGGCAGATCGATAACTGAATTTAAGAGGTGGCCAGTGAGGGAAATTATTTTAGAACTGAGTGAGGAAGACAGCCGGAACTACAGGGAATGGCTGCTTATGCGGGAGGACTGGTATTTCCCGTTCCCTGAACGCTACAGCGATTTAACGTTTTCAGGTTGTAAAATCATATCCGGACAATCCGAAGCGATCCCTCTTTTTACCCGTAACATTCTCCCGCTCACAGCTTATCTGCTAAAAAAAAATCCCACCCCAGAACTGCATCGCTGTGCAGTTATTCTCATGATGAAGTCCTGTTATGCTGCTTTCAGAAATGCGCCCCCCGTGATCCACTCCGGACGCCTGAAGACATTTCTGAACGTGATGGCAGATATTTACAGTTTTGCGTATGCCCGTGGAATGAAGATAGATGACCAGAACTGTCTTCATGTTTTTAAAATTAAAAGCTGGGATGAAGCGCCAGAGATAAGTAAGCATGTCGCGGACATTACCGATTTCATCAGTTCAGCCCGAACTGGAAATCTGCTCCATGCCTTACCCCAGGCGCTGCATTTACTCGGCAGGATTAATGCAACAGAATTGACAACGGTTATATCAGGTAAATATCTGACTGAATTGTTGCCGGTAGTTTCTGTTTCAATGAAATACTGCCCTGAAGATTATGACGATACAACATCACATTTACATCAGTCCAGATATGCAGAGCATCAGTTCAAAAGCGGGGAGATAACTATAAGTGTAACGGCAATAACATTTCCCTTAAATCCGTTCAGTGAGGTTTATCAGGCCATTGATACAGAAGTCTGTATCACACACTATGGCAGCGGATTTTACTTCGGGTGGCCCGTTTTACGTGAGCTTGTGACGGCAGCCGCCTTTTTATGTGCGGAAACAAAAGTAAATCACAACAGCAATTACAGGGGAAAGGAAGTATTCACGAATTTCAATGCTGACGGTAACAACTTTAATTTAACCATAGCATCATTCACTATTCAGATGGACATAATTACTTTCAGACAGTTCATATCCGGATTAAATTCATTTTTCGAAATGACGGAGTTAAAAATTATTCTGGAACAGGTCAGTCATCACCTCGGTAATTACTGACCAGGCCGTTTGCATGGCAGATGTGCCCTTCAGTTTTTTCCCTTCAGGCCAGAGAAGCGCATGTTCTTTCCGCTGGCCCGTTTTTCCTGATAATGAGGGTATATAAGCTAAACGGCGTAAAGCCTTTCCGGCTTCCCTTACCAGCCTATTTAACCCAGTCTTCCAGTACCAGGCCCGGCACCCGCTCAAACTCCCGCACATTATTCGTCACCAGCACGACGCCGGCCGCAATGGCGTGCCCGGCGATCGCCGTGTCGTTCGGGCCTATCGGGGTTCCGGCGAGCCGCAGCGCGACCTTAATCTCCGTGGTGGCGTCCACCGCGGCGCTGTCCCAGGGCAGGATGGCATCGAGGCGGGCGCAGAACGCGTCAACCAGCTCAATGTGGCGCGGCGAGACCTTCGGGCCGGTGGCGCCGAAGCGCATCTCGGCATAGGTGATGACCGGGATAACGATGCGCTGGTTGCGCAGCACCGCCTGCTCCAGATGCTTCAGGACGGCTTCCGGCTGCTCGCGCATGATGAACGAGCAGATACAGGTGTCCAGCATATAGGTTTTGTTCACAGGTCAAATCGTCCTTCGTCGGTGACAACGTCCTCGCGCTCCGCCATAAAGTCCGGGTCTGCCTTTTCGAGCTCCAGGAATGAATCCCAGGTCGGCGGGACGGGGCGCAGGATGATGCTGTCCCCTTCCCGGACGATCTCCAGCTCGCTCACCCCCTCAAAATCCAGATCGCGGGGCAGACGGATGGCGCGGTTGTTGCCATTTTTAAAAATGGATACGGTTCTCATGTACATCTCTCCCGAGTCTAGGGACATGTAGAGCAAATCCGGAATGATGTTCAGGCACCAGGTGTGTGCATATGTCCAGTAAGGCAGATGTTCCGCATATGTATAGGTTCTGCATATGCAGATGCCTGGCACATGGATATGTAATAGATATGCCTGCTTCTTTCTTTTTCTGCGAGGATCCGAAAATTATCAGTGTCGGAAACTTTGCGGGCAGGCGTCTTTTACGTTTAAATATCGCTACTTTTATTTGCGTCCTGATACCCGGAGATAAACATGGCCAGGCCGATAGAGACTCGTTCTGAGTTTGAGAAGAAGGTGGAAGCCGGAAAGGTGATTCTGGAGCCGCCTCGCCAGCCTGGCAGAGATGCCGCCACTGGTCGTTACGTTTCAAATAAGCGCCTGCCTGGGATGCTTCCGACGTATCTGATACGCCAGCAGATGAATATCACGTTCTATAACGATATTGATGTGGAGGCGTTTAAGCGGGAAGTGCGTGACCAGGTCAGCAGGATACTGGACGATATCAGGGAGGAGCGGTTCAGTGACGCAGGGATCAGCTATCAGCAGTTTATCGACCAGTATGATGACTGTTTCGCCATGCCTACCCCGGAGGGGTTTGAGGTGGTTAGACGGCGCGGCATCGATCTCTATGCCATTCTTGAACGCCAGGGAACCCGTCTGACGGAGGAACTACATTTACAAAACAACCCCGACGCAGAATCCCTGCGGCGTTTTAGTGGTATCACCGATGCCCATATCAATCTGTTTTTTTATATGCTCGAACTGAATCTGGCGCTCTGTAACAAGATAGACATCGTTCAGGGGCAGTTACTTGCAAAACTGGCCCAGCTTGAAAATCGCCTGACTGCGTTGTTGAAAATGTACATCTATGGCGACAGGAAGGGAGATATTTGGGAAGACTCCTTGCCGGCGAGCCAGACCCTGTATGGCTGGATCTTACTGGAGCAGAACAACCTGCAGGTGGCTATGGATATTTACGACACCGATCTGGTTATGCGGAACCGCAAAGGGTTTGCGGCGCTGCATGACGAGGTATTTGGTGTCTACAAGAATGTCGGGGACCACGCATCGGTTTCGTCAGTTAAGCGTGACTATTTAAGCCATCGCGGGCTGACGGATCTCCGTGTGGAGATAGCCCGGAAACTGGGTTATTACCTGCAACAAATACAGCAAATCCGCCA
Above is a window of Citrobacter amalonaticus DNA encoding:
- a CDS encoding type II toxin-antitoxin system RelB/DinJ family antitoxin, translated to MAAINIKIDDVLKDGGDDVLREHGLNTTQAITLFWQYLVQHRRLPFIAETRLFTATDLTLAIATQYGDALNQLHKIQDMLSSGATEFAELAAAKLELSRQAAAIQQNGWRLESLPEDNDLSAPARRMLPRIHYHLTGCDFALSDLPSCPPIPVRMVNGFGTALQQYETEFSRLQAVLRDSGLLARPEPLREFVYRDDNVMISVIQQHDYQHGAWIVRVQAKTLEHENALEDAGLTFPELEGRVFLPGSVYGKAVRNSQTGKYEMGFRFLSGVTEFHMYSSGHEEDRNPTSADQVAASLAVTVDTYLVTLLHEMAGKN
- a CDS encoding MFS transporter is translated as MVRSRGALIKALLSLAMGGFAIGTGEFVIMGLLPDAAHGLGVSIPSAGHLISIYALGVVVGAPVLAVAGARLSRKTFLIILMAMFAAGNLMSAWAPDYELMLLMRFIAGIPHGTFFGVAALLAAELVERSRRAQAVSMVLLGLTVANLLGVPAVTAIGQSVGWRTAFAIVGALAVLTMLMIYAWVPWKAGDKTASPLRELSAITRKQVLLTLAIGSIGNGGMFAVFSYVKPTMLELAGHSAAMIPVILSMFGLGMVAGNVIGGRMADKNLEKTIRYLLLWSILIMCVYVFTSHYAWPGAITVMLIGTMVSLSSVLQIRLMDVAGDAQTMAAALNHSAFNTANALGAWLGGLTITAGLGWSSTGWVGAILALAGLGLHLWAVSDTRKSERIAC
- a CDS encoding DeoR/GlpR family DNA-binding transcription regulator, which gives rise to MLNQERQDEILKRLSVRGRVIAAELAREFGVSENAIRRDLRQMAEQGLCRRVYGGALLPAPDAGNIQIRAGNFVENKQRMSQCITKYLKNGQTIFIDASSTNIAIAAGLPRDVSLTVVTNAPAVAIALSEHTLCKTMVLGGIFNAIKGACLGSQTVDQARQIFPDILILGACGVDVTLGITALEPEEAELKRCLMQQSSRVIVPVTLNKIGTAAPFRLSDISDIDVLIVPEGLSNETLEQFVLTGISVEIAD
- a CDS encoding MFS transporter, which codes for MKSQTSSGTLLNTTDNFAITIFSLAAFVIVTTEFVIIGLMPLMAGDLGISIPVAGQLVTAFAVTVVFAGPPLTAYFSRVEKRALFMWILVAFSASNAAVALAPGYWTILAARLIPAALLPVFWGIGSDVAGKIVSADKAGKAISQVYLGVTGALLFGLPLGTLLGDAAGWRGTFWFLAVLSAAMAFLLRAAMPIIPGESNVSVMTQVRMLNNRYFIANLILSLAVFTGMFGAYTYLADMLQSHAGIEGTYIGWWLMGFGTVGLIGNYLAGRYVDRHPDAAGVISCVMLGTGAVASVLLAKSAVFFIFSLVLWGIAHTALFPLGQIRVMKAARGGKALAGTLNISACNSGIALGAILGGWVIDLGGIGAAITGASLLMFLCAAAYPWIRRLDAG
- a CDS encoding DUF1349 domain-containing protein, which codes for MDQYVQEGFKASEGSSWSYDAQTGSLSVSALPESDIYIDPSCSNPDSMIKARHDAVTMMTPCPQGDFQFSATVEVDFRDTFDAGVLLLRANEKTWAKLCYEISPDGEPMVVSVVNKGATSDDANAFVVTAPRVSLRISRRDNIYAFHASLESGKWIFIRAFSFDDALDNDSEEMTVGFEAQSPNGRGCLVKFEDISFSRSTLNLLRDGN
- a CDS encoding type II toxin-antitoxin system VapC family toxin, which translates into the protein MNKTYMLDTCICSFIMREQPEAVLKHLEQAVLRNQRIVIPVITYAEMRFGATGPKVSPRHIELVDAFCARLDAILPWDSAAVDATTEIKVALRLAGTPIGPNDTAIAGHAIAAGVVLVTNNVREFERVPGLVLEDWVK
- the vapB gene encoding type II toxin-antitoxin system VapB family antitoxin yields the protein MRTVSIFKNGNNRAIRLPRDLDFEGVSELEIVREGDSIILRPVPPTWDSFLELEKADPDFMAEREDVVTDEGRFDL